From Oreochromis aureus strain Israel breed Guangdong linkage group 4, ZZ_aureus, whole genome shotgun sequence, a single genomic window includes:
- the LOC116311560 gene encoding ankyrin repeat and fibronectin type-III domain-containing protein 1-like — MSVSMRNPPQRRRSLGPVSPKRIYRNLSFRLRGGGESSVAADLDAPKRPSKSADAYKTLWEAVENEDTLAVQSLLSRDRSSGGGGGGVWDKGEKRERDWERDREKGVNRVSEQGLVPLDVAALTHNSPLLHVLTKAGARHNPVLCRPAEWALKLDALVALADKRTEERKTELAIKAGAGPQAQADLQRHIQLWRLRQQLYYRMRENFQNTELPGPPSHVSILVTSTSSLFVTIKEPEGDTVGLITRYRVEWSTSASFKRILGTAQVTETKNPSYVIKGLTAGVHYFVRVSAYNVKGWGPPQCSTPASAAPSSWRECDGVKSEFRNHEALVRKLLEDAKESHLRGYCIESSKPQSPSKRLSVSRGIKQLFQSATKFVRFLQRGVYLATVFYHKDNILVTAEDQIPLVEIQCCSTSITQDFLWFAKLSCAWQQVPWLQQGLSSAHSSPSSLLQNRHNILRAVSQLQSSLGTVDLGQIYYEPLKDRQGNVLLVTLKEFSNTPSPPDPPLHWIPLARLEKNRSRTPLLPEPTAMDMLYEQLKEKLSFHRHSLQWAQPGLYVGILKLCSSVEQIRVLVPLRLPSLLCHTRVRHNAHVTREEWTWLQSHVYTAANGGVQSLLDAEDESTMESSSMEEFVRSLRAAVTHLLTKLNIPLYRAYQYGVYTRELLQFGDNLSMLLLLPPSEDFSSSYWPLVGTKEPGLTMPLQIFELVHFWTYERDFLSQYCQAWVRLELDTHLAQQALREALETKEVQEARERLNHISELSQRLDVVWRDARWIMDCLQCVRSKQWVGAVPLGLVMGGNPPPCPDGEEEESLTARLSWPHRLAQRAITENSGSATPPNIVTAEVSAPAVPEEAALVLMEGVVKGGYPVDITTQLPADLASSGQSDLGSASALMDSGLKPAAAAELEVEYPTLDTQESYSREQDFPSSITEVIRPMEMAELVDILPTLSLIEEENPSCPSTPSVMDMLESFGLEIGERNSIFEFGNSDAVDGSSCPLSQEQYMPASYGTVNAEDGDAPVSADVPQDKAETQKLPSKGTCLPVRNQVVWERPSNSPS; from the exons ATGTCTGTATCCATGAGGAACCCACCGCAGCGCCGGCGCTCTCTTGGTCCCGTCTCACCCAAACGCATCTACAGAAACCTGTCCTTCAGACTCAGGGGGGGTGGAGAGTCATCTGTTGCCGCCGACTTGGATGCGCCTAAACGCCCCAGCAAGTCTGCAGATGCT TACAAGACCCTGTGGGAGGCAGTGGAAAATGAGGATACACTGGCTGTACAAAGCCTTCTGTCCAGAGACCGCAGCAGCGGTGGAGGAGGCGgaggcgtgtgggacaaaggagagaagagagagagggactgGGAGAGGGACCGGGAGAAAGGGGTGAACAGAGTGAGTGAACAGGGGCTGGTCCCCCTGGATGTGGCTGCCCTTACCCATAATTCCCCTCTGCTTCATGTACTGACAAAGGCAGGAGCCAGACACAACCCTGTTT TGTGCCGACCAGCGGAGTGGGCACTCAAGCTGGACGCTCTGGTGGCCCTGGCAGATAAACGGACAGAAGAGAGGAAGACGGAGTTAGCGATAAAGGCCGGGGCAGGCCCTCAGGCACAGGCTGATCTTCAGAGGCACATCCAGCTCTGGAGGCTGCGGCAGCAGCTGTACTATCGGATGAGAGAGAACTTCCAGAACACAG AGCTCCCGGGCCCTCCCAGTCATGTGTCCATCCTGGTGACGAGCACATCATCTCTGTTTGTGACAATCAAAGAGCCAGAGGGGGACACGGTGGGGCTCATCACCCGCTACAGAG TCGAATGGAGCACCTCAGCCAGCTTCAAACGCATCCTCGGCACGGCCCAAGTTACAGAGACCAAGAACCCCTCCTACGTTATCAAGGGGCTGACGGCA GGAGTGCATTACTTCGTGAGAGTGAGCGCCTACAACGTGAAAGGATGGGGCCCGCCTCAGTGCTCCACTCCAGCCAGCGCTGCCCCCTCCA GTTGGAGAGAGTGCGATGGTGTAAAGTCAGAGTTCAGAAATCATGAGGCCCTCGTGAGGAAGCTGCTGGAAGATGCCAAGGAGTCGCATCTTAGAGGATATTGCATAG AGAGCTCGAAGCCCCAGAGTCCCAGCAAGCGTCTGTCAGTGTCTCGAGGCATCAAACAACTGTTCCAGTCCGCCACCAAGTTTGTTCGTTTCCTGCAGAG GGGGGTGTACTTGGCGACTGTGTTCTACCACAAGGATAACATCCTGGTCACAGCCGAAGATCAGATCCCACTGGTGGAGATCCAGTGCTGCTCCACCTCCATCACCCAAGACTTCCTTTGGTTTGCCAAG CTGTCCTGTGCATGGCAGCAAGTGCCCTGGCTACAGCAAGGGCTTTCCTCCGCTCACTCatctccctcctccctccttcaGAACAGACACAACATTTTAAGAGCTGTTTCCCAGCTGCAG TCTTCTCTGGGAACAGTGGACCTGGGCCAGATCTACTATGAACCCCTGAAGGATCGGCAGGGCAACGTACTACTAGTCACTCTGAAGGAATTTTCAAACACTCCCAG CCCCCCCGACCCCCCGCTCCACTGGATTCCTCTTGCACGGCTGGAAAAGAACCGCAGCAGAACGCCTCTGCTGCCTGAGCCCACCGCCATGGACATGCTCTATGAGCAGCTCAAG GAGAAGCTGTCCTTTCACAGGCACAGCCTCCAGTGGGCCCAGCCAGGTCTGTATGTGGGCATCCTCAAACTGTGTAGCTCGGTGGAACAGATCAGGGTGCTGGTGCCTCTGAGGTTGCCCAGTTTGCTCTGCCACACACGGGTTCGGCACAACGCGCACGTGACCAG AGAGGAGTGGACGTGGCTTCAGAGTCATGTTTACACTGCAGCCAATGGCGGCGTTCAGAGTCTGTTGGACGCTGAGGACGAGAGCACGATGGAGAGCAGCAGTATGGAGGAATTCGTCAGGTCTCTGAGAGCAGCAGTCACACATCTCCTGACGAAGCTCAACATCCCCCTCTACAGG GCGTATCAGTATGGCGTGTACACCCGGGAGTTGCTTCAGTTTGGGGATAACCTGtcaatgctgctgctgctgcctcccaGTGAGGACTTCAGCTCCAGTTACTGGCCTCTGGTGGGGACCAAGGAGCCCGGCCTCACCATGCCTCTGCAGATCTTTGAGCTGG TTCACTTCTGGACATATGAACGGGACTTCCTCTCGCAGTACTGTCAGGCCTGGGTAAGGCTGGAGCTGGACACTCACCTTGCCCAGCAGGCTCTACGGGAAGCGCTGGAGACCAAAGAGGTGCAGGAAGCCCGGGAGCGGCTGAACCACATCAGTGAGCTTTCACAG CGTCTGGATGTGGTCTGGAGGGATGCGCGCTGGATTATGGACTGTCTACAGTGTGTTCGGTCCAAGCAGTGGGTGGGGGCGGTGCCTTTAGGCCTGGTGATGGGAGGAAACCCACCACCATGTCCTGAtggtgaggaagaggagagttTGACTGCCCGATTGTCATGGCCCCATCGATTAGCACAGAGAGCCATTACAG AGAATTCGGGCAGCGCGACTCCGCCAAACATCGTCACCGCTGAGGTCTCAGCTCCAGCTGTCCCTGAAGAGGCTGCGCTGGTGTTGATGGAGGGTGTCGTGAAGGGAGGGTACCCTGTAGACATCACCACTCAGTTGCCTGCAGACTTGGCAAGTTCTGGCCAGTCAGATTTGGGATCTGCAAGTGCTTTAATGGACTCTGGATTgaagcctgctgctgctgcagagctgGAAGTGGAGTATCCAACTTTGGACACACAGGAGTCCTACAGCAGAGAACAGGACTTCCCTTCCAGCATCACTGAAGTAATCCGGCCGATGGAGATGGCAGAGTTGGTGGACATCTTGCCAACGCTGAGTCTCATTGAGGAGGAAAACCCCTCGTGTCCATCCACGCCGTCAGTAATGGACATGCTAGAGAGCTTCGGACTGGAGATTGGTGAAAGAAACTCCATCTTTGAGTTTGGGAATTCAGACGCAGTGGATGGAAGCAGCTGCCCGTTGTCACAAGAACAATACATGCCAGCCTCTTACGGCACGGTGAATGCCGAAGATGGCGACGCCCCTGTTTCCGCGGATGTTCCTCAAGACAAAGCAGAGACTCAGAAGCTTCCCAGTAAGGGGACGTGTCTTCCAGTAAGGAATCAAGTGGTGTGGGAGAGACCCTCTAACAGCCCATCCTGA